GCGGGCCCGGCCTTCTCGTTCGCGACCGCCCCGGCCAGCGAGAAGATGCCGGCGCCGATGATGCCGCCGACGCCGATCGCGGTGAGCTGCCACAGGCCGAGGGTCCGCCGCAGGCCGGACGTCTCGGTCTCGTCCTCGATCTCGTCGATGGGCTTGCGCCGCGCCATCCCGCGCAGCACCGCGGTCATCGCGACACCGTCGTCATGCGGTACCTCCTCCGCCGGAGGTGTCCCTTCCCGCGTGATCATCGCCGAACCGGACGCCCGATAACGATAAGGACAGAAGCTCATTAAGGCCCGGCGGGAACGCCTCTCGAAGCGAGCGGCGCTCCCCCGTGCCGTCAGGCGGCGGGGGCCTCGATGGCCGTGTTCTGCCCGGCCACGATCTTCCACCCGTCCGGCTGCCGCGCGATCACGTACAGCGTCGCGCCGTGCGCGCCCTCGACCGGTGCGCCCGCACCGTCGGTCGGCCGCTGCGCGACGTTGACCGCGATCACCTCGGGCGCGAGCTCCAGCATCTTCACGACGTCGTAGCGCGCGTACGAGTCGCGCAGGAAGCTCTTCATCGCGGGCCCGCTGAACTCCTCGATCTCCGCACGCCCGTCCAGCCGCCCGCCCATCGCGTTCGACCAGGACGTCCGTTCGGCGAACTGCGCGGCGAGCGCCGCACCGTCCTTGACGTTGAACGCCTCCTCGAGCGCCTTCACCACGCCGGTCACCGCCGCCCGCGTCTCGTCCGAGATGTCGCCCACCACGAGAACGTCGTTCGTCATGTCCGTACCCTTCCCTTGACCGGAGGCGGCGCGATCGCCGCTGAGCACCACTCAACAACCTCAACGAAGCTTGAGGTCAAGCTCTCCGGCTGCACGCGAGGGCACGTGCGCGTGCAACCGGAGGCTCGAGCGCGGTATCAGTCGGTCGAGGGCTCCTTGACTACGGCGGGGGCGGCCTCGCCGGGCGAGCCGTCCGGCCCGCCGGACTCCTCGGCGAGCCGTTCCATGCCGCTGGTGGTCTTCAGCGGCTTCTCCTTGATGAACGGGACGATGAGCAGGACGAGCAGCGCGAACGGCGTGGCGACGAGGAAGAGGTCGGCGGTGGCGACCCCGTAGGCGTGCTCCACGATGGCCCGCATCGGCGCCGGCAGGGTCGTCATGTCGGGGACGCCGCCGTGCCCGGCGGCCTGGCCGCCCGCGGGCGCGCCGCTCGCCTCCATGCTCCTGGTGATCTCGGCCGTGACGCGGTTGGCCAGGATCGCGCCGAGCACGCTGGTGCCGATGGTGCCGCCCATGCTGCGGAAGAACGACAGCACGGACGTCGCGGCGCCCAGTTCGGCCGCGGGGACGTCGTTCTGCGCGGCCAGCACGAGGTTCTGCATCAGCATGCCGACGCCGATGCCGAGCGCCGCCATGTAGACGCTGAGCAGGGCGAAGGACGTGTCGGAACCGATCGTGGACAGCAGGCCGAGGCCCCCGGTCATGAAGACGGCGCCGATGATCAGGTAGATCTTCCACCTGCCGGTCGCGCTGATGAGCTGCCCGGCGACCGTGGAGGAGACGAGCAGGCCCAGGATCATCGGCAGGCTCATCAGGCCCGCGGTCGTCGCCGACTTGCCCAGCGAGATCTGGAAGTACTGCGAGAGGAAGACGGTGCCGCCGAACATCGCGAGGCCGACGAGCAGGCTCGCGAGGGTCGTGAGCGTCACGGTGCGGTTGCGGAAGATGCCCAGCGGGATGACCGGCTCGGCGACCCGCGACTCGACGAACACGGCGGCGGCGAGCAGCACCACGCCCCCGATGGTGAGGGCCGCGGTCTGCCAGGACGCCCAGTCGAACTCGACCCCGGCCAGCGACACCCAGATGAGCAGCGTGCAGACGCCCGCGACGAGCAGGAACGCGCCGAGCCAGTCGATCTTCACCTCGCGGCGGACGGTCGGCAGCTTCAGCGTGCGCTGCAGCAGCAGGATCGCGAGCAGCGCGAACGGCACGCCGATGAAGAA
The nucleotide sequence above comes from Actinomadura algeriensis. Encoded proteins:
- a CDS encoding nuclear transport factor 2 family protein — translated: MTNDVLVVGDISDETRAAVTGVVKALEEAFNVKDGAALAAQFAERTSWSNAMGGRLDGRAEIEEFSGPAMKSFLRDSYARYDVVKMLELAPEVIAVNVAQRPTDGAGAPVEGAHGATLYVIARQPDGWKIVAGQNTAIEAPAA
- a CDS encoding MDR family MFS transporter, with the protein product MSRRQILQAMSGLMAGMFVAILAGTVVANALPRIIADLGASQSSYTWVVTAELLAMTATVPLWGKLADLYNQKLLLQLSLGMFVVGSLLAGFSHDVGLLIFSRVAQGIGAGGLTALAQVVMAAIIPPRRLGRYAGIFGAVFAVGTVAGPLIGGVLVDTSWLGWRWCFFIGVPFALLAILLLQRTLKLPTVRREVKIDWLGAFLLVAGVCTLLIWVSLAGVEFDWASWQTAALTIGGVVLLAAAVFVESRVAEPVIPLGIFRNRTVTLTTLASLLVGLAMFGGTVFLSQYFQISLGKSATTAGLMSLPMILGLLVSSTVAGQLISATGRWKIYLIIGAVFMTGGLGLLSTIGSDTSFALLSVYMAALGIGVGMLMQNLVLAAQNDVPAAELGAATSVLSFFRSMGGTIGTSVLGAILANRVTAEITRSMEASGAPAGGQAAGHGGVPDMTTLPAPMRAIVEHAYGVATADLFLVATPFALLVLLIVPFIKEKPLKTTSGMERLAEESGGPDGSPGEAAPAVVKEPSTD